Proteins encoded within one genomic window of Polynucleobacter duraquae:
- a CDS encoding DUF3460 family protein gives MMARYTSEFTQFLNELKSEKPQLEAGQQAGRALLWDKEPLTIEDQRRAKAAKLKQRAYVYSND, from the coding sequence ATGATGGCTAGGTATACATCTGAATTCACCCAGTTCTTAAATGAGCTCAAATCCGAGAAACCACAGCTCGAAGCAGGTCAGCAAGCTGGTCGTGCCCTCCTTTGGGATAAAGAGCCTTTGACTATTGAAGATCAACGTCGCGCTAAGGCAGCTAAATTAAAGCAACGCGCTTACGTGTATTCGAATGACTAA
- the metG gene encoding methionine--tRNA ligase, translating into MSSPKRRLLVTSALPYANGQIHIGHLVEYVQTDIWVRFQRMRGHEVHYVGADDTHGTPIMLRAEKEGLTPKELIANVWKEHKRDFDDFLISFDNYYTTDSPENKKLSQSIYLKLRDAGLIEMRSIEQAYDPVKEMFLPDRFIKGECPKCGAKDQYGDSCEKCGATYSPTDLKNPFSVVSGATPIKKVSDHYFFKLSDPRCETFLRDWTQVRTPLQPEARNKMKEWVGQPGDSNLGDWDISRDAPYFGFEIPDAPGKYFYVWLDAPIGYYASFLNYCESKGLNFEEWVRPDTTTEQYHFIGKDILYFHTLFWPATLHFAGYRTPTNVFAHGFLTVDGEKMSKSRGTLISAHSVIESGFNPEWFRYYFATKLNDSMEDLDLNLQDFVARVNSDLLGKYINIASRSAGFLVKRFGGVVSDGAMNNPLLADIASASEKIAELYEAREYAKALRTIMELADKVNAFVDENKPWEIAKDPEREPDLQRVCSVTLEAFRLLSLYLKPVLPEVTAGVEDFLSVPAMTWNDVKTPLSSQNPIKPYKHLMTRVEAPQIEALLAANL; encoded by the coding sequence ATGAGTAGCCCCAAACGTCGCTTGCTAGTTACCTCCGCCTTACCTTACGCCAATGGCCAGATTCACATTGGGCATTTAGTGGAGTATGTTCAAACAGATATTTGGGTTCGCTTCCAGAGAATGCGTGGTCACGAAGTGCACTATGTTGGCGCTGATGACACCCACGGCACTCCGATTATGTTGCGCGCTGAAAAAGAGGGTCTCACCCCGAAAGAGCTCATTGCCAATGTTTGGAAAGAACATAAGCGCGACTTTGATGATTTCTTAATCTCGTTTGATAACTACTACACCACTGATAGCCCTGAGAATAAAAAGCTGTCTCAAAGCATCTATCTCAAGTTACGTGATGCTGGCTTAATTGAAATGCGCTCGATTGAGCAAGCATACGATCCCGTTAAAGAAATGTTCTTGCCAGATCGCTTTATCAAAGGCGAGTGCCCCAAGTGTGGCGCAAAAGATCAGTACGGCGACTCTTGCGAAAAGTGTGGAGCAACCTATTCCCCAACAGATTTAAAAAACCCGTTCTCAGTAGTGAGCGGTGCAACACCAATTAAAAAAGTTTCCGATCATTACTTCTTTAAGTTATCCGATCCCCGCTGCGAAACCTTCTTGCGTGACTGGACTCAGGTAAGAACCCCACTGCAACCTGAAGCTCGCAATAAAATGAAGGAATGGGTTGGGCAGCCTGGAGACAGTAATTTAGGTGACTGGGATATCTCCCGTGACGCCCCCTACTTTGGCTTTGAGATTCCGGATGCTCCCGGCAAATATTTTTACGTGTGGCTTGATGCACCGATTGGCTATTACGCCAGTTTCCTCAATTACTGCGAGAGCAAAGGCTTGAACTTTGAGGAGTGGGTCAGGCCAGATACGACCACCGAGCAGTATCACTTCATCGGTAAAGATATTCTGTATTTCCATACACTCTTTTGGCCGGCAACTCTGCACTTTGCAGGTTACCGCACGCCAACCAATGTGTTTGCTCATGGCTTCCTCACGGTTGATGGCGAGAAGATGAGTAAGTCACGTGGCACTTTAATTTCTGCACACAGCGTCATTGAATCTGGGTTTAACCCTGAATGGTTCCGCTATTACTTTGCAACCAAACTGAATGACAGCATGGAAGATTTGGATTTGAATCTTCAAGACTTTGTTGCACGCGTGAATAGCGACCTACTGGGTAAGTACATCAACATCGCCAGTCGCAGTGCTGGTTTCTTGGTCAAGCGTTTTGGCGGTGTAGTTTCTGATGGGGCAATGAACAACCCATTGCTTGCTGATATTGCATCTGCCAGTGAAAAAATTGCTGAGCTATATGAAGCTCGTGAGTACGCCAAGGCATTGCGCACCATCATGGAACTAGCTGACAAGGTCAACGCTTTTGTTGATGAAAATAAGCCTTGGGAAATCGCCAAGGATCCTGAGCGCGAGCCTGACTTGCAAAGAGTTTGCAGCGTCACTTTAGAGGCATTCCGCTTATTAAGTCTTTACCTCAAACCAGTACTGCCAGAAGTTACAGCTGGGGTTGAGGACTTCCTCTCTGTACCAGCAATGACTTGGAATGACGTTAAAACACCTCTTTCCAGCCAAAATCCGATCAAACCCTATAAACACCTCATGACGCGCGTTGAAGCGCCTCAAATCGAGGCTTTATTGGCAGCAAACCTATAA
- a CDS encoding formate dehydrogenase accessory sulfurtransferase FdhD, producing the protein MPHNIQMSHASVPLVHEVRVMDEAGRIKTTHIPGERPLTIYLDKREVVTLMTLGSAPEALVLGYLRNQRLVESPDDIASIQVDWETDSAAVKTHRSTVDIDALTSKRVVTTGCGQGTMFGGLMEEMAEIRLPDGPQLTQEAIVDLIDSIRVHDTIYKKSGSVHACAVFERDGNNNVRLLHFIEDVGRHNAVDSISGLMWLADKPGKDLIFFTTGRLTSEMVIKGAQMGIPFLMTRSGMTLMGLELARKTNLTLLSRCSGKHFEIFNAPERVIFTSPPAAS; encoded by the coding sequence TTGCCCCACAACATTCAGATGTCTCATGCCTCCGTGCCCTTGGTGCACGAGGTGCGGGTCATGGATGAGGCAGGGCGCATCAAGACCACCCATATCCCTGGGGAACGGCCTTTAACCATTTACTTGGATAAGCGGGAAGTAGTCACTCTAATGACCTTGGGGAGTGCACCTGAGGCCCTAGTTCTGGGCTATTTGCGTAATCAACGCCTAGTAGAGTCACCAGACGATATTGCGAGCATTCAGGTGGATTGGGAAACTGATTCAGCTGCAGTCAAAACTCATCGCAGCACGGTCGACATCGATGCCCTCACTAGTAAGCGCGTTGTAACAACCGGCTGTGGCCAGGGCACCATGTTTGGTGGCTTGATGGAGGAGATGGCAGAGATCAGATTGCCGGATGGCCCGCAGTTAACCCAAGAGGCAATCGTTGATCTGATTGATAGCATTCGGGTTCATGACACCATCTATAAAAAATCTGGCTCAGTTCACGCTTGCGCCGTATTTGAGCGTGACGGCAACAATAATGTACGCCTCCTCCATTTTATTGAGGATGTTGGGCGTCACAATGCCGTTGACTCAATCTCTGGGCTGATGTGGTTGGCAGATAAGCCAGGCAAAGACCTGATCTTCTTTACTACTGGACGCCTCACCTCTGAGATGGTGATTAAAGGCGCTCAGATGGGCATTCCTTTCTTGATGACCCGCTCTGGCATGACCTTAATGGGCTTGGAGCTGGCTCGCAAAACCAATCTCACACTGCTATCTCGTTGTTCCGGTAAGCATTTTGAGATCTTCAATGCCCCTGAGAGGGTGATTTTTACCTCTCCACCTGCCGCCTCATAA
- the dcd gene encoding dCTP deaminase: MTIKSDHWIRRMGEQGMISPFEPGQVRHDAAGQKIVSYGTSSYGYDIRCADEFKIFTNINSTIVDPKNFDEQSFVDFKGPVCIIPPNSFALARTVEYFKIPRSVLTVCVGKSTYARCGIIVNVTPFEPEWEGYVTLEFSNTTPLPAKIYAGEGCAQVLFFESDEVCGISYKDRGGKYQGQVGVTLPKA; encoded by the coding sequence ATGACTATTAAATCTGACCACTGGATCCGCCGTATGGGCGAGCAAGGCATGATCAGCCCATTTGAACCTGGGCAGGTCCGCCACGATGCCGCCGGGCAAAAAATTGTGAGCTATGGCACTTCAAGCTATGGCTATGACATTCGTTGTGCTGATGAGTTCAAGATTTTCACGAACATTAACAGCACGATCGTGGATCCTAAGAATTTCGATGAACAATCGTTTGTCGATTTTAAGGGCCCAGTTTGCATCATTCCACCAAACTCTTTCGCATTAGCAAGAACAGTTGAGTACTTCAAGATCCCGCGTAGCGTCTTAACGGTGTGCGTTGGCAAGAGTACGTATGCACGTTGCGGAATTATTGTGAATGTCACTCCATTTGAGCCTGAATGGGAGGGTTACGTCACACTCGAGTTTTCTAATACGACCCCATTGCCTGCAAAGATTTATGCTGGCGAAGGATGCGCACAAGTTCTGTTCTTTGAAAGCGATGAAGTGTGTGGCATATCGTACAAAGATCGTGGTGGTAAGTATCAAGGCCAAGTCGGCGTTACTCTGCCAAAGGCTTAA
- a CDS encoding arginine/lysine/ornithine decarboxylase, producing the protein MKFRFPIIIIDEDFRSENISGSGIRDLAEAIENEGMEVIGLTSYGDLTSFAQQASRASSFIVSIDDEEFVSDSEDHDLPALNNLRAFITEVRKRNEDIPIFLYGETRTSRHMPNDILRELHGFIHMNEDTPEFVARHIIREAKVYLDSLAPPFFRALTNYASEGSYSWHCPGHSGGVAFLKSPVGRMFHQFFGENMLRADVCNAVEELGQLLDHTGPVLQSERNAARIFNADHLFFVTNGTSTSNKIVWHSTVAPGDVVLVDRNCHKSVIHSITMMGAIPIFLMPTRNHLGIIGPIPKEEFEWKNIKKKIDANPFIKDKNVVPRVMTLTQSTYDGIVYNVEMIKDMLDGKVDSLHFDEAWLPHAAFHPFYKDMHAIGSDRKRTKKSLMFATQSTHKLLAGLSQASQVLVQDAEDTKLDRDCFNEAYLMHTSTSPQYAIIASCDVSAAMMESPGGTTLVEESIAEAMDFRRAMREVDDKFGADWWFKVWGPDHLAEEGIGERSDWILEPSAAWHDFGKLAKDFNMLDPIKATVVTPGLDIEGNFGSMGIPASIVTKYLAEHGVIVEKCGLYSFFIMFTIGITKGRWNTLVTELQQFKDHFDKNAPLWKVLPEFVAKHPRYERVGLKDICQQIHEFYKSRNVARMTTEMYTSDMVPAMMPSEAWAKMAHKKVDRVPLDQLEDRITAMLVTPYPPGIPLLIPGERFNKRIIDYLYFARDFNAQFPGFETDIHGLVKGDVNGSTEYYVDCVRQEPDITL; encoded by the coding sequence ATGAAATTTCGTTTTCCAATCATCATTATTGATGAGGACTTTCGCTCTGAAAATATTTCAGGTTCGGGTATTCGTGACTTAGCGGAAGCGATTGAAAACGAAGGCATGGAGGTGATTGGCTTAACTAGCTATGGAGATCTCACATCCTTTGCCCAGCAGGCCTCCCGTGCCTCTAGTTTTATTGTGTCGATCGATGATGAGGAGTTTGTCTCTGACTCTGAAGATCATGATTTACCTGCATTAAATAATTTGCGTGCTTTTATTACTGAAGTACGTAAACGTAACGAAGATATCCCCATCTTCTTATATGGCGAGACGCGTACTTCACGCCATATGCCAAATGACATTTTGCGCGAATTGCATGGCTTTATTCATATGAATGAAGATACGCCAGAGTTTGTAGCGCGCCACATTATTCGTGAGGCTAAGGTATACCTTGATTCATTAGCGCCCCCATTCTTCCGCGCCTTAACTAATTACGCCTCTGAAGGTTCTTATTCTTGGCATTGCCCAGGGCACTCTGGTGGCGTCGCTTTCTTGAAGAGTCCAGTAGGAAGAATGTTCCATCAATTCTTTGGTGAGAACATGCTGCGCGCTGACGTCTGTAACGCTGTAGAAGAATTAGGTCAGTTACTAGACCACACTGGCCCTGTCTTGCAAAGTGAGCGTAATGCTGCGCGTATCTTTAACGCTGATCATTTGTTCTTTGTGACAAACGGCACATCGACATCCAATAAGATTGTTTGGCACTCTACCGTTGCCCCTGGTGATGTAGTACTGGTAGACCGCAACTGCCATAAGTCGGTAATTCATTCGATCACGATGATGGGCGCGATTCCGATCTTCCTGATGCCAACGCGTAATCACCTCGGCATTATTGGCCCGATTCCTAAAGAAGAGTTTGAGTGGAAAAATATCAAGAAGAAAATTGATGCCAACCCCTTCATTAAGGATAAGAACGTGGTGCCTCGGGTCATGACGCTTACGCAAAGTACTTATGACGGCATCGTTTACAACGTTGAGATGATTAAAGACATGCTCGATGGCAAAGTCGATTCATTGCATTTTGATGAAGCTTGGTTGCCACATGCTGCATTTCATCCTTTCTACAAAGACATGCATGCCATTGGGTCGGATCGTAAACGTACTAAAAAGAGTTTGATGTTTGCAACCCAATCGACCCATAAGTTATTGGCTGGTCTCTCACAAGCTTCGCAGGTATTGGTACAGGACGCAGAGGATACAAAGCTTGATCGTGATTGCTTCAATGAAGCCTATTTGATGCATACCTCTACTAGCCCGCAGTACGCCATTATTGCTTCTTGCGATGTGTCTGCTGCCATGATGGAATCTCCTGGCGGCACTACGCTCGTTGAAGAATCTATTGCTGAGGCAATGGACTTCCGTCGCGCGATGCGTGAGGTAGATGATAAGTTCGGCGCAGATTGGTGGTTTAAGGTTTGGGGTCCAGATCATCTGGCTGAAGAGGGTATTGGTGAGCGCTCTGATTGGATCTTAGAGCCATCTGCTGCCTGGCATGACTTTGGCAAACTGGCTAAAGACTTCAATATGCTGGACCCAATTAAGGCTACGGTGGTAACGCCGGGATTAGATATTGAGGGTAACTTTGGCTCCATGGGCATTCCGGCAAGTATTGTTACTAAGTACTTGGCTGAGCACGGCGTGATCGTAGAGAAGTGCGGTTTGTATTCCTTCTTCATCATGTTCACCATCGGTATCACCAAGGGTCGCTGGAATACTTTGGTAACTGAGCTACAGCAGTTTAAAGACCACTTTGATAAGAACGCTCCGCTTTGGAAAGTGTTGCCAGAGTTTGTTGCCAAGCACCCTCGCTATGAGCGCGTCGGCCTCAAAGATATTTGCCAGCAGATTCATGAGTTCTATAAGAGCCGCAACGTTGCCCGTATGACTACGGAGATGTACACCTCAGATATGGTGCCAGCAATGATGCCTTCAGAAGCTTGGGCAAAGATGGCGCACAAAAAAGTAGATCGTGTTCCCTTGGATCAACTTGAAGATCGCATTACTGCAATGTTGGTAACGCCATATCCACCAGGCATTCCATTATTGATTCCGGGTGAGCGCTTCAACAAACGCATCATTGATTATCTCTACTTTGCTCGTGACTTCAATGCGCAATTCCCAGGCTTTGAGACTGATATTCATGGCTTAGTAAAGGGTGACGTCAATGGAAGTACCGAGTACTACGTTGATTGCGTAAGACAAGAGCCAGATATCACTTTGTAA
- a CDS encoding TRAP transporter large permease, with protein sequence MIPLEWMPPLMFGGLIVFMLIGFPVAFSLMAAGLFFAGIAIAENFFGMPFLQAIPQRIFGSVLANDLLLAIPFFTFMGAILERCGLAEEMLDSMGQLFGRIRGGLGYSIIIVGFILGAITGTVAAQVIAMAMISLPVMMRYGYNMRYATGVLAASGTITQLVPPSLVLIVLADQLKTQSGSADVGSMYLGAWGPSLLQIGLFALYTFFLSRFRPDYLPAAPESELTLKGWALWKKCLMGIIPSAVLIFLVLGTIMTGIATPTESGAMGAMGALLLAWIRRASIPNLKGLIQEAYQNTMRITTMVVFILIGSTCFSVVFQGVDGGHWVEELFSDLPGGWIGFLVAVNLFVFFLAFFLDFFEIAFIVVPLLAPVAVKLLGPVLLASMNGNPQAAASAALVWFGVMLCVNMQTSFMHPPFGFALFYLRGVAPKEVKSSDIYWGALPWVVLQLIMVVVVAAFPALVTTLLDKPAAVVQSQDFNFTGSEEVKPDSLPSKVDEDAPVIFQLDKPGK encoded by the coding sequence ATGATTCCACTTGAATGGATGCCGCCGCTCATGTTTGGTGGGCTGATTGTGTTTATGTTGATCGGTTTTCCGGTGGCTTTTTCTTTAATGGCTGCGGGATTATTTTTTGCTGGCATTGCAATTGCTGAGAATTTCTTTGGCATGCCGTTTTTGCAAGCCATTCCTCAGCGCATCTTTGGTAGCGTTCTTGCTAACGACCTACTTCTAGCAATCCCCTTCTTCACCTTCATGGGCGCCATCTTGGAACGCTGCGGTCTTGCAGAAGAAATGTTGGACTCCATGGGTCAGCTCTTTGGACGCATTCGGGGTGGGCTTGGCTACTCCATCATCATTGTGGGATTTATTTTGGGGGCAATTACCGGCACAGTAGCCGCTCAGGTGATCGCCATGGCAATGATCTCCCTACCTGTGATGATGCGTTATGGCTATAACATGCGCTACGCTACAGGCGTTTTAGCGGCCTCTGGGACCATTACCCAGCTAGTGCCGCCCTCCTTGGTTCTGATTGTCCTAGCTGACCAGTTAAAAACCCAGAGTGGCAGCGCCGATGTGGGCAGCATGTATCTGGGCGCTTGGGGTCCTTCACTCCTGCAAATTGGTCTTTTTGCTCTATACACATTCTTCCTCTCTCGCTTTAGACCCGACTACCTACCTGCGGCTCCTGAAAGCGAACTCACACTCAAGGGCTGGGCGCTCTGGAAAAAATGTCTCATGGGGATCATTCCCTCGGCAGTGCTGATTTTCTTGGTACTGGGAACCATCATGACTGGCATCGCAACGCCAACGGAATCTGGCGCCATGGGCGCGATGGGCGCTTTGCTCTTAGCTTGGATACGCAGGGCCAGCATTCCTAATCTCAAAGGATTAATTCAAGAGGCTTACCAAAACACCATGCGCATTACTACGATGGTGGTTTTTATCTTAATTGGCTCCACCTGTTTCTCGGTTGTCTTTCAAGGAGTTGATGGTGGTCACTGGGTAGAAGAGTTATTTTCTGATTTGCCGGGAGGCTGGATTGGATTCTTAGTTGCTGTGAATCTGTTTGTTTTCTTCTTGGCATTCTTCTTGGACTTCTTCGAAATCGCTTTCATCGTGGTGCCACTGCTTGCGCCAGTCGCCGTCAAACTACTTGGACCAGTGCTGCTCGCCTCCATGAACGGCAATCCCCAAGCAGCAGCTAGTGCTGCTCTAGTGTGGTTCGGCGTAATGCTCTGCGTGAACATGCAAACCTCATTTATGCATCCGCCTTTTGGATTTGCCTTGTTCTATTTACGTGGCGTTGCGCCAAAAGAGGTCAAGAGCAGCGATATCTACTGGGGCGCTTTACCTTGGGTTGTTCTGCAGCTGATCATGGTTGTGGTGGTTGCGGCATTCCCAGCCTTAGTCACCACCCTGCTAGATAAGCCTGCGGCAGTAGTACAAAGCCAAGACTTTAATTTCACAGGCAGTGAAGAAGTTAAACCAGACTCATTGCCAAGCAAAGTTGATGAAGATGCGCCGGTTATCTTTCAGCTAGATAAGCCAGGCAAATAA
- a CDS encoding TRAP transporter small permease subunit codes for MGFWGTLSTGIDRLNQFLGKVAGIMILLSCVVSAANALVRYSLDISNNWPLELQWYLFAAAVMLGAAYTLKRNEHVRVDLIYSQLSDRGRLYIDLFGLIVFLLPACLLFVWLSWTTLFYPSWLVSEHSLNAGGLLRYPIKFVVPFGFFMLSLQGLSEIIKRIGILKGKATLPAADLHYEKPMQ; via the coding sequence ATGGGCTTTTGGGGAACGCTCTCAACAGGGATTGACCGCTTAAATCAATTTCTGGGCAAGGTAGCCGGCATCATGATCTTGCTATCTTGCGTAGTATCAGCCGCTAATGCCCTGGTTCGCTACAGTCTAGATATCAGTAATAACTGGCCACTAGAATTACAGTGGTATTTATTTGCTGCCGCTGTCATGCTGGGAGCTGCATACACCCTTAAGCGCAATGAACATGTTCGAGTCGATCTCATTTACTCACAGCTTTCTGATCGCGGACGTCTTTATATAGACCTTTTTGGTTTGATTGTTTTTTTATTGCCCGCTTGCTTATTGTTCGTCTGGCTATCTTGGACAACTTTGTTTTACCCCTCATGGTTGGTCTCAGAACATTCACTTAACGCAGGCGGCTTGTTGCGCTACCCCATTAAATTTGTTGTGCCTTTTGGTTTCTTTATGCTGAGCCTCCAAGGCCTATCAGAAATCATCAAACGTATTGGCATCCTCAAAGGCAAAGCAACATTACCCGCCGCTGATCTCCATTATGAAAAGCCCATGCAATGA
- the argH gene encoding argininosuccinate lyase, with protein sequence MSSSKNSLSNKAQAWSARFNEPVDELVQRYTASIGFDQRFALVDIAGSLAHAEMLATQKIIGAQDLADIQKGMAQIKAEIEAGEFKWQLALEDVHLNIEARLTELVGDAGKRLHTGRSRNDQVATDLRLWLRGSVDEIAATLKTLRSALLNLAETHAATIMPGHTHLQVAQPITFGHHLMAYYEMFSRDASRLADLRARFNRLPLGAAALAGTTYPIDREQVAKILGFDGICNNSLDAVSDRDFAIEFCAFASILMMHVSRLSEELVLWLSPRFGFIDLPDRFCTGSSIMPQKKNPDVPELARGKTGRVYGDLISLLTLMKSQPLAYNKDNQEDKEPLFDAVDTVQDTLRIFADMVPHIQVKADVMKAAAEEGFATATDLADYLVKKGLAFRDAHEAVAHAVKACVGRNCMLTDLSLSELRFACGLDNRPELMGDDVFALLTVDGSVNSRQHAGGTAPAQVLAAIKRGRADL encoded by the coding sequence ATGAGCTCATCCAAAAATTCCCTCTCCAACAAAGCCCAAGCTTGGTCGGCTCGGTTTAACGAACCTGTTGACGAACTAGTTCAACGTTATACCGCCTCTATTGGCTTTGATCAACGATTTGCCTTGGTCGATATCGCAGGATCTTTAGCCCACGCTGAAATGCTAGCTACTCAAAAGATTATCGGCGCTCAGGACTTAGCGGATATTCAAAAGGGTATGGCCCAGATCAAAGCCGAAATCGAAGCCGGGGAATTTAAGTGGCAACTAGCGCTGGAAGATGTGCATCTGAATATCGAGGCTCGCCTGACTGAGTTAGTTGGCGATGCTGGAAAGCGTCTTCATACTGGTCGCTCGCGTAATGACCAGGTGGCTACTGATTTACGCTTATGGTTGCGTGGCAGTGTTGATGAAATCGCAGCCACCCTCAAAACCCTACGTAGTGCTTTGCTGAACCTCGCTGAGACTCATGCTGCGACGATCATGCCTGGCCACACTCATCTACAAGTGGCCCAACCAATTACTTTTGGTCATCACTTAATGGCCTATTACGAAATGTTTAGTCGCGATGCGAGCCGTTTGGCTGATCTGCGTGCTCGCTTTAATCGTTTACCACTTGGTGCAGCCGCTTTAGCCGGAACAACTTACCCCATCGATCGCGAGCAGGTTGCCAAGATTTTAGGTTTTGACGGTATCTGCAACAACTCTCTTGATGCGGTATCTGATCGTGACTTTGCAATTGAGTTTTGCGCCTTTGCATCTATCCTGATGATGCACGTTTCCCGCTTGTCTGAAGAGTTGGTACTGTGGCTGAGCCCACGCTTTGGCTTTATTGATTTGCCAGATCGATTCTGTACCGGTAGCTCGATCATGCCGCAGAAAAAGAATCCAGATGTACCGGAATTAGCACGCGGCAAAACTGGTCGCGTCTACGGTGATTTGATCTCTTTATTAACTTTAATGAAGAGTCAGCCATTAGCCTATAACAAGGATAACCAAGAAGACAAAGAGCCCTTGTTTGATGCGGTAGATACCGTACAAGATACCTTGCGCATCTTTGCTGATATGGTCCCCCATATTCAGGTTAAGGCCGATGTGATGAAAGCCGCCGCTGAAGAAGGCTTCGCAACTGCTACTGACTTAGCTGATTACTTAGTTAAAAAAGGCTTAGCTTTCCGTGATGCTCACGAAGCAGTAGCTCATGCAGTGAAAGCCTGTGTAGGCCGCAACTGCATGCTCACCGACTTATCACTCTCTGAATTGCGTTTTGCTTGTGGCTTAGATAACCGTCCTGAGCTCATGGGTGATGATGTGTTTGCCTTACTGACTGTGGATGGCTCCGTGAATTCTCGTCAACATGCTGGCGGTACCGCTCCAGCCCAAGTGCTTGCTGCAATTAAACGGGGTCGCGCAGATCTCTAA
- the hemC gene encoding hydroxymethylbilane synthase → MSQTPIFSPIASNSGTPERLVIATRESRLAMWQAEHVRDCLKKLYPACDVQILGMTTRGDQILDKALSKVGGKGLFVKELETALEDGRADLAVHSLKDVPMVMPEGFDLSCVMVREDAHDAFVSNDYASLEDLPKGAVVGTSSLRRESVLRSRFPHLVIQPLRGNLDTRMGKLDRGEYQAIILAAAGLKRLGLGSRIRALLPIDPYTPAAGQGALGIETLAQHPRIREWLAPLNDLPTLFAVTAERMVSRQLGGSCEVPLAAYATWDKDHMNIRSFVASVDGTASCLASAQGAVKSLEDAEALGLLVAQDLIAQGAERLLPNGLPK, encoded by the coding sequence ATGTCCCAAACACCTATTTTTAGCCCTATAGCCTCCAACTCTGGTACTCCTGAGCGCCTTGTAATTGCCACCCGTGAGAGTCGTCTCGCTATGTGGCAGGCTGAACACGTCCGAGATTGCCTTAAAAAGCTCTATCCGGCATGCGATGTACAGATCCTGGGTATGACTACCCGAGGAGATCAAATACTGGATAAAGCCCTTTCTAAGGTAGGTGGCAAGGGCTTATTTGTAAAAGAACTCGAGACTGCCCTAGAAGATGGTCGGGCAGATTTGGCGGTGCATTCTTTGAAAGACGTTCCCATGGTCATGCCAGAGGGCTTTGATCTGTCCTGTGTCATGGTGCGGGAAGATGCCCATGATGCATTTGTTTCTAATGACTATGCTAGTTTGGAAGATTTGCCAAAGGGTGCGGTAGTGGGCACTTCAAGTTTGCGACGAGAATCTGTTCTGAGATCCAGATTTCCGCATTTGGTGATTCAGCCCTTGAGGGGAAATTTAGATACCCGTATGGGTAAGCTCGATCGTGGCGAGTATCAGGCAATCATTTTGGCGGCAGCAGGTCTCAAGCGATTAGGTTTAGGAAGCCGCATTCGGGCTCTACTGCCGATTGATCCTTACACGCCGGCTGCGGGACAAGGCGCTCTTGGTATCGAAACCTTGGCTCAGCATCCCAGAATTAGAGAGTGGCTTGCCCCTTTGAACGATTTGCCAACACTCTTTGCGGTGACTGCTGAACGCATGGTGTCGCGTCAATTAGGTGGATCTTGTGAAGTACCTTTGGCTGCATATGCCACTTGGGACAAAGATCATATGAATATCCGCTCATTTGTAGCTAGTGTCGATGGCACTGCAAGTTGCTTGGCTAGCGCCCAAGGTGCCGTCAAGAGCTTGGAAGATGCAGAGGCTTTGGGTCTCTTGGTTGCACAAGACCTCATTGCTCAAGGTGCTGAGCGTTTATTGCCTAATGGCCTGCCTAAGTAA